The following is a genomic window from Rhodoferax sp. PAMC 29310.
GCGCAACTCTTCCAGCAACCAGCGGAACTCTTGGGCGCGGTCGTCCATGACGCCTTTGCGCTCGGCCACCAAACGCCAGTAGCGCTGCTCAAGCGGGCGCAGCTCAGCCAAGCGCGCTGCATCGCGTGCCGGGTCGGCGCGGTATTTTTCCAGCCGCGCGGTGATGGCTTTGAGGTAGCGGGAAAAGTGCTGCAGCGACCCCCACGGGGACTGGAGCAAAAATCGTTTGGGCATGAGGCGGGCCAGTTGCTGGGCCGCGTCGCCCGTGGCATCGGGTGCGTTTTTGGTGTCTTTGATCTTGCGGGCCGCCGTTGCGTATTCCGCCAGAATCGTGGAGGCTAGGCGGGCCACTTCGGTCGCAATCAGGGTCATCCGTCCCCTGCCCTCGTCTACCCGGCGTTTGAAGTCAAACTCATTGATCGGCAACGGGTCCAGCAGAAAGGCGCGGTCCAAGGCGACTGCGATGATTTGCTCACGCAACTCTTCAATCGTGCCGCCGCCTGAGCCATCGGCATTCTTGCCCACGGTCATGAAGGTCACTGCCATCTTTTGAAGGTCGGGGATGTTTTTCTCAAGGTACTTCAGCGCATCCTTGATTTGCAGTGAAAACAGGCGGCGCAAGCCAGCCCGGTGTTTGGTGGCCGCCACCTCGGGTTCGTCAAACACTTCCACCGTGACGGCGTCGCCACCGTCAATCAGGGCCGGGTAACCAATCAGGGTTTGGCCGCTTTTTTGAATTTCCAGCAACTCTGGCAGCTCACCAAAGGTCCAGGCGGTGTGACGCTGGCCAGCCGGCGCAGCAGGTTTCACTACGCTTTTAATAGCTTCTTTCGCACTGTGGACGCGGACTACAGGCTGATTTTCCCTAAAAACAGGCAAGGCCGCAGCATCTTTGGCCATCTTCAACCCAGCCAGCACCTGGAAGGCGCCGCGGGCCTTGGCACCCAACTCTGCCTTCAGCGCGCCCAGATTGCGACCTGTGCCCAGTTGGCGGCCATGCTCATCGACCACCCTAAAGTTCATGAAGAAGTGCGGGCTGAGCATGTCGGCCTTGATGTCGGCGCGAACAATGTCGATCGAGGTGGCCAGGCGCACCAGCTTGAGCACCGCGTCCAGCAGCGAGCCGTGGCCAAACACCTCGGGCGCGTTCAGCGTCTCGGCCATTTTGGTGGCGGTGTCTGGCAGGGGCACGAGGCGCGAACGGGGCCGTTGGTGCAGAGTCTTGATCAACGCCTGCACCTTGTCTTTGAGCATGCCGGGCACCAGCCATTCGCAGCGCTCTTCGTTCACCTGGTTCAACACAAACAGCGGCACAGTCACGGTCAGGCCGTCTTTGGAGTCACCGGGCTCGTGCAGGTAGGTAGCAGCGCAATCCACCCCACCCAGGCGAATGGTTTTGGGGAAGGATTGGATGGTGATGCCAGCGGCCTCGTGGCGCATCAGCTCTTCGCGCGTCAGCTGCAGCAGCGCCGGGTTTGGCTTGATGGCCTCGCGGTACCAGTTCTCAAAGCTGTAGCCGCTGCACACGTCGGCCGGCAGTTGCTGGTCGTAAAAGGCGTAAATCAGCTCGTCGTCCACCAACACGTCTTGGCGGCGTGCCTTGTGCTCCAAGTCTTCTACTTGGCGAATGAGCTTGTGGTTGGCGGCCAAGAAAGGCAGCTTGGTTTCCCACTGCTCGCCCACCAGCGCTTCGCGGATGAAAATCTCGCGCGCACCGGGCATGTCGACCCGGCCATAGTTGGTGCGCCGACCGCTGTAAACCACGATGCCGTACAGCGTGGCCCGCTCCAGCGCCACGACCTCTGCCGACTTTTTCTCCCAGTGCGGGTCCAGCAGCTGCTTCTTCAGCAGGTGGGCGCCGACTTTTTCCAGCCACTGCGGATCAATGTTGGCAATGCCCCGGCCAAACAGGCGCGTGGTTTCCACCAGCTCGGCGGCCACAATCCATTTGCCTGGCTTCTTGACCAAATGCGCACCCGGATGGGCAAAAAACTTGATGCCACGTGCGCCCAGGTATTCGCCTTGCGGGCCATCGCCCTCCAGCTTGAAACCAACATTGCCCAGCAAGCCGGACAACATGGACAGGTGCAGGTCGTCATAACTGGCGGGCAGCGTGTTGAGCCGCCAATTGTGCTCGGCCACCACGGTGTGCAACTGCGAATGAATATCGCGCCACTCGCGCACCCGGCGAATGTTGACAAAGTTTTGACGCAGCAACTGCTCGTACTGGCGGTTAGACAGCTTGTGCTGGCCCGTGCCGCCCTTGCCGTCGTTAATCCATTTCCACAAGCGCAGGTAGCCGGAAAACTCGCTTTTCTCGTCGTCAAACTTGACATGGGCCTGGTCAGCCTGCTGCTGCGCCTCCATGGGCCGGTCGCGCACGTCTTGCACGGAGAGTGCCGAGGCAATCACCAGCACCTCGTCCAGTGCGCCGCGGCTGCGGGCTTCCAGAATCATGCGGCCCACGCGCGGGTCCAGCGGCAGTTTGGACAACTCGTGCCCCATAGCGGTCAGCTCATTGGCATCGTCCACGGCACCGAGTTCGGCCAGCAGTTGGTAGCCGTCGGCAATGGCGCGGCCGGATGGTTTCTCAATGAAGGGGAAGTCTTCCACCAAGCCCATGTGGAGCGACTTCATCCGCAAAATCACGCCAGCCAGCGAACTGCGAAGAATCTCGGGGTCGGTAAAGCGCGGGCGCCCGTCAAAGTCTTTCTGGTCGTACAGGCGAATACAAATGCCGTTGGCCACCCGGCCGCAGCGTCCCGAACGCTGGTTGGCAGACGACTGACTGATGGGCTCCACCAGCAACTGCTCCACCTTGCTCCTGAAACTGTAGCGCTTCATGCGCGCTGTGCCTACGTCAATGACGTATCGAATGCCTGGCACGGTGAGCGAGGTCTCGGCCACGTTGGTGGCCAGCACAATGCGTCGCCCTGTGTGGCCGTCAAAAATTCGGTCTTGCTCGGCCTGGCTCAGGCGGGCAAACAAAGGCAGCACCTCGGCGTTGCGGAACAGGGGCTGATGGCTCAGGTGCTTGCGCAGATGGTCGGCGGCTTCGCGAATCTCGCGCTCACCCGGCAAAAACACCAGAATGTCGCCGCTGTTGTGCACGTCGCGCCAAAGTTCGTCCACGCCGTCGGCAATGGCGGCATTAAGGTCGTAGTCGCGCGATTCTTCAAACGGGCGATAACGCTGCTCCACCGGAAACATGCGCCCCGACACCATGATGATGGGCGCTGGCCCCTGGCGGGAGGCAAAGTGGTCGGCAAAACGCTGGGCATCAATGGTGGCCGAGGTGACCACAACCTTCAGGTCCGGGCGGCGCGGCAGAATTTGGCGCAGGTAGCCCAGCAGAAAGTCAATGTTCAGGCTGCGCTCATGGGCCTCGTCAATGATGATGGTGTCGTAGGCCTTGAGCAGCGGGTCGGTTTGCGTCTCTGCCAGCAAAATACCGTCCGTCATCAGCTTGACCGAACTGTCGCGGCTCAACCGGTCCTGAAACCGCACCTTGAAACCCACCACGTCGCCCAGCGGGGTTTTCAGCTCCTCGGCAATGCGCTTGGCCACGCTACTGGCCGCAATGCGACGCGGCTGCGTGTGGCCAATGAGTTTGCCCTGCCCGGGCGGGGCATTGCACTTGCCGCGCCCCATGGCCAGCGCGATCTTGGGCAACTGGGTGGTTTTACCGGAGCCGGTCTCCCCGCACACGATGATGACCTGGTGCGCCTGCATGGCGGCCATGATCTCGTCGCGTTTGGCCGACACCGGCAAGGATTCGGGGAAGTCGATTTGGAAGGGCTGTACTGTCAAGGCATTAACTTCGTAGAGAATCGAGGATTATCCCAGTCAACGTCCCCCTAACCCGCACCGCACCTGCATGTCCTCTGTTTTCAACTTCACCTTTGTGCCTTGGTTCCGCTCCGTGGCGCCTTACATCCACAAATTTCGCAACCAGACCTTTGTGGTGGGCATTGCAGGTGAGGCCATTGAGGCGGGCAAACTGCCCCATTTGGCGCAAGACTTGGCGCTGATTCAGAGCATGGGCGTCAAGGTGGTGTTGGTGCACGGTTTTCGCCCGCAGGTGAATGAGCAACTGGCGGCCAAAGGCCACACGCCGCGCTACTCACACGGCATGCGCATCACCGACGGCGTGGCGCTGGACTGCGCCCAGGAAGCCGCCGGCCAGTTGCGCTACGAGATTGAAGCCGCCTTTAGTCAGGGCCTACCCAACACGCCCATGGCGGGCGCGACGATTCGGGTCATTTCTGGCAATTTTTTGACCGCGCGGCCGGTAGGCATCGTGGACGGCATCGACTTCCAGCACTCTGGCGTGGTTCGCAAAGTAGATACTGCAGGCATCACCCGCACGTTGGACGTGGGCGCCATGGTGCTGCTGTCGCCGTTTGGCTTCTCGCCCACTGGCGAGGCGTTCAATTTGGCCATGGAAGAAGTGGCCACCTCTGTGGCCACCGCGCTGCAGGCTGACAAATTGATTTTTGTGACCGAGGTGCCTGGCATTCGGGTCGAGCCCGGCCAGCCTGAAAGTGACGAGAACCCCATTGACACCGAAATGTCTCTGGGGGTCGCTGAGCGTTTGCTGTCCGAGTTGCCGGCTGCCAACCAGCCCACCGACACGGCGTTTTACTTGCAGCACTGCGTGAAGGCTTGCAAAGGCGGCGTGGAGCGCAGCCACATCATTCCGTTCGCTATTGATGGCTCCATCTTGCTGGAGGTGTATGTGCACGATGGCATTGGCACCATGGTGGTCGACGAGAAGCTAGAGAGCCTGCGCGAAGCCACGGTGGACGATGTGGGCGGCATCCTGCAACTGATTGAGCCGTTGGAGAAGGACGGCACGCTGGTCAAACGCAGCCGCACCGAGATTGAGCGCGACATTGGGCTTTATACGGTGATCGAGCACGACGGCGTGATCTTTGCCTGCGCTGCCCTGTACGCCTACCCAGAGGCCAAAACTGCCGAAATGGCAGCGCTGACGGTGTCAACCCAGGTGCAAGGCCAAGGCGACGGTGAGCGTGTGTTGAAGCGCATTGAGCAACGCGCCCGCGCCGACAAGCTAGACAGCATTTTTGTGCTGACCACCCGCACCACGCACTGGTTCCGAAAGCGCGGCTTTGTACAGGTCGACCCCGACTGGCTGCCAGAAGCTCGCAAGCGCAAGTACAACTGGGACCGCAAGAGCCAGGTTCTGGTCAAAAAGCTGAGCTGAGCGGCGCAGGCCCGGCCATGAACCTTCGTTTTGTCGAGGCCTTTTACTGGGTTGCGTCGCTGAAAAGCATCTCGCGTGCGGCGGAAAAACTGTTTCTGACCCAGTCGGCCATGTCCAGCCGCATCGCCAAGCTGGAAGAAGAACTGGGCGTGCTGCTGCTGGACCGCAGCGACAAACAATTCAAACTCACTGCGGCAGGCGCCCGGTTTTTGATGCACGCCAACAAACTGCTGGAGCTGCAACGCGACGCGAAAGCGGAAATGGGCTCGGGCGAATCAGCCGCTATTTCCTTGCGCATCGGTGCCATTGAGTCGGTACTGCATTCTTGGCTGATTCCCTGGCTGGAGCAGCTTCGACTGGAGCAGCCCTGCCTGGAGCTCGAGTTAACGGTGGAAACCACGCCGATTCTCAACGACCAGATTCAGCGCGGCACAGTGGACCTGGCCTTTGCGGTACTGCCCTCCTCGGCCGATGGGGTGCGCAATCAGGCCCTCACGCCCATGGATATGGCGTTTGTGGGCCACCCCGAGCGCCACGCGAAGAAAAAATACCGGCTTGAGGACCTCGCCGACCTGGAGTTGTTGACCTTTCAAAAAGGTTCGCAGCCCAACCTCACCTTGCTGGACCTGTTTCGCCAGCATCGCCTCCAACCCAAAAAGGTGCATGCCATCTCTTCAATCTCGGCCATGGTTCAGTTGGTGCAGGGGGGCTTTGGTGTGGCCTTATTGCCGGTAGCCGCCGTGGAGCGTTTGTCAGGCTTTGCCAGTCTGAGAATCCTGCCGTGTGACGTGGCAGTGCAGTCTCTACCCATCCACGCCAGCTACCGGGCGGACCCGACCAGTAACTTGCTGGAAACGGTGGTTCAGTCGGCCCTGATGTTCGCTGAAGGTGCATACCATGCACCAAAAAAATCAATGAAGGGTAAACCCTAATAATCGAAAAAATCGATGGTGAACCCAGTATTTTTTGAGTTTGCCGAACAGGTAAACGGCTCGCACAATGAGGCATCGTCATGACAATGACATGCTGAACAAGGAAATCCGTGCAGGCCACATCGACATCCGCAACCACTGTTTTTGGCGCCCAAGGCATGCGCAACGCCCGCCATGTGCGAAAGCTCATTCGCCAGGGCGCCTGGCAGTCCCACACCAGCGGGCTGGCCAGCGATCACGTTCAGGGCAACCTGGTGATTCTTCCGGAGGCGCAGGCGGGTGACTTCTTGCGTTTTTGCCAGCGCAACCCCAAGCCCTGCCCGGTGCTGGCCGTTTCCGAGCCGGGCCAACCGCAGTTGCCCACACTGGGCCACGACATTGATATTCGCACCGATGTGCCGTTGTACCGCGTCTGGCGGCATGGCGAGATGGTGAGTGAAATCGGCGACATCAGCGCTCTGTGGCGCGATGACTTGGTGAGCTTTGTGCTGGGTTGCTCGTTCTCGTTCGAATTCGCGCTCCTGGAAGCTGGCCTGCGCCTGCGCCATATTGACCAGGGCAAAAACGTCGCAATGTATCGCACCAACCTTCAAACCCAGGCGGCGGGCGTGTTCCACGGCCCCATGGTGGTGTCGATGCGTCCAATGCTGGCCAAAGATGCCATTCGGGCGGTGCAGGTCACTTCCCGCTTCCCCAATGTGCACGGGGCACCGGTGCACATTGGTGACCCGTCCCTGATCGGTATTGCCGATCTCCAAAAACCAGATTACGGCGACGCCGTGGACATTGAGGCTGGAGAACTGCCCGTGTTCTGGGCCTGCGGCGTGACGCCACAGGCCGCACTGGTTCAGGCCCGTCCTGAGTTCTGCATCACCCATGCCCCTGGGGCGATGCTGATCACCGATCTTTTGAATCAACAACTCGCCTCGTTTTGAGCGCGAACAACCCGGAGCTCCTATGAAAAAACTGTCCATGACTCTCGCCTGTGCGGCCACCCTGGCCGCACCATTGGCTCACGCACAAGCCACTTGGGATTTGCCCACTGGCTATGCGACCAACACCTTCCAGACCGAGAACGTGCAGCAATTTGCAGACGATGTGGCCAAAGCCACCGGCGGCAAACTGAAGATCACCGTGCACGCCGGCGCATCGCTGTACAAAATGCCCGAAATCAAACGCGCGGTCCAAACCGGCCAAACCCAAGCGGGCGAGTTCATTCTATCGGCCTATGCCAACGAAAACCCCTTGTTCGGCATTGAC
Proteins encoded in this region:
- a CDS encoding putative hydro-lyase produces the protein MRNARHVRKLIRQGAWQSHTSGLASDHVQGNLVILPEAQAGDFLRFCQRNPKPCPVLAVSEPGQPQLPTLGHDIDIRTDVPLYRVWRHGEMVSEIGDISALWRDDLVSFVLGCSFSFEFALLEAGLRLRHIDQGKNVAMYRTNLQTQAAGVFHGPMVVSMRPMLAKDAIRAVQVTSRFPNVHGAPVHIGDPSLIGIADLQKPDYGDAVDIEAGELPVFWACGVTPQAALVQARPEFCITHAPGAMLITDLLNQQLASF
- the hrpA gene encoding ATP-dependent RNA helicase HrpA, producing MAAMQAHQVIIVCGETGSGKTTQLPKIALAMGRGKCNAPPGQGKLIGHTQPRRIAASSVAKRIAEELKTPLGDVVGFKVRFQDRLSRDSSVKLMTDGILLAETQTDPLLKAYDTIIIDEAHERSLNIDFLLGYLRQILPRRPDLKVVVTSATIDAQRFADHFASRQGPAPIIMVSGRMFPVEQRYRPFEESRDYDLNAAIADGVDELWRDVHNSGDILVFLPGEREIREAADHLRKHLSHQPLFRNAEVLPLFARLSQAEQDRIFDGHTGRRIVLATNVAETSLTVPGIRYVIDVGTARMKRYSFRSKVEQLLVEPISQSSANQRSGRCGRVANGICIRLYDQKDFDGRPRFTDPEILRSSLAGVILRMKSLHMGLVEDFPFIEKPSGRAIADGYQLLAELGAVDDANELTAMGHELSKLPLDPRVGRMILEARSRGALDEVLVIASALSVQDVRDRPMEAQQQADQAHVKFDDEKSEFSGYLRLWKWINDGKGGTGQHKLSNRQYEQLLRQNFVNIRRVREWRDIHSQLHTVVAEHNWRLNTLPASYDDLHLSMLSGLLGNVGFKLEGDGPQGEYLGARGIKFFAHPGAHLVKKPGKWIVAAELVETTRLFGRGIANIDPQWLEKVGAHLLKKQLLDPHWEKKSAEVVALERATLYGIVVYSGRRTNYGRVDMPGAREIFIREALVGEQWETKLPFLAANHKLIRQVEDLEHKARRQDVLVDDELIYAFYDQQLPADVCSGYSFENWYREAIKPNPALLQLTREELMRHEAAGITIQSFPKTIRLGGVDCAATYLHEPGDSKDGLTVTVPLFVLNQVNEERCEWLVPGMLKDKVQALIKTLHQRPRSRLVPLPDTATKMAETLNAPEVFGHGSLLDAVLKLVRLATSIDIVRADIKADMLSPHFFMNFRVVDEHGRQLGTGRNLGALKAELGAKARGAFQVLAGLKMAKDAAALPVFRENQPVVRVHSAKEAIKSVVKPAAPAGQRHTAWTFGELPELLEIQKSGQTLIGYPALIDGGDAVTVEVFDEPEVAATKHRAGLRRLFSLQIKDALKYLEKNIPDLQKMAVTFMTVGKNADGSGGGTIEELREQIIAVALDRAFLLDPLPINEFDFKRRVDEGRGRMTLIATEVARLASTILAEYATAARKIKDTKNAPDATGDAAQQLARLMPKRFLLQSPWGSLQHFSRYLKAITARLEKYRADPARDAARLAELRPLEQRYWRLVAERKGVMDDRAQEFRWLLEELRVSFFAQELRTPQPVSVKRLEKAWVQLG
- a CDS encoding LysR family transcriptional regulator gives rise to the protein MNLRFVEAFYWVASLKSISRAAEKLFLTQSAMSSRIAKLEEELGVLLLDRSDKQFKLTAAGARFLMHANKLLELQRDAKAEMGSGESAAISLRIGAIESVLHSWLIPWLEQLRLEQPCLELELTVETTPILNDQIQRGTVDLAFAVLPSSADGVRNQALTPMDMAFVGHPERHAKKKYRLEDLADLELLTFQKGSQPNLTLLDLFRQHRLQPKKVHAISSISAMVQLVQGGFGVALLPVAAVERLSGFASLRILPCDVAVQSLPIHASYRADPTSNLLETVVQSALMFAEGAYHAPKKSMKGKP
- the argA gene encoding amino-acid N-acetyltransferase, with amino-acid sequence MSSVFNFTFVPWFRSVAPYIHKFRNQTFVVGIAGEAIEAGKLPHLAQDLALIQSMGVKVVLVHGFRPQVNEQLAAKGHTPRYSHGMRITDGVALDCAQEAAGQLRYEIEAAFSQGLPNTPMAGATIRVISGNFLTARPVGIVDGIDFQHSGVVRKVDTAGITRTLDVGAMVLLSPFGFSPTGEAFNLAMEEVATSVATALQADKLIFVTEVPGIRVEPGQPESDENPIDTEMSLGVAERLLSELPAANQPTDTAFYLQHCVKACKGGVERSHIIPFAIDGSILLEVYVHDGIGTMVVDEKLESLREATVDDVGGILQLIEPLEKDGTLVKRSRTEIERDIGLYTVIEHDGVIFACAALYAYPEAKTAEMAALTVSTQVQGQGDGERVLKRIEQRARADKLDSIFVLTTRTTHWFRKRGFVQVDPDWLPEARKRKYNWDRKSQVLVKKLS